From Deltaproteobacteria bacterium, a single genomic window includes:
- a CDS encoding TetR/AcrR family transcriptional regulator: MDSDLLEKRRSQIMAAAMDAFTERGFHDTKISDIAQRLSMGHGTFYRYFRNKRDIFLAVVDHFITRIAKVVEEEAPQATDSVQTYRDQIRRIGFRLLDLFMEDPRMARIIFYQALGVDPDLDEKLLAIKNLADLMVEAYLVNGVEKGFLKPDLDVNTISKAVNAMTLGAAWDIMFAENKKEAGKRWIETVSLLMLSGMALRG; this comes from the coding sequence ATGGACAGCGATCTCCTTGAAAAACGCCGATCCCAGATAATGGCCGCTGCAATGGACGCCTTCACCGAGCGCGGGTTCCACGACACCAAGATCAGCGACATCGCCCAGAGGCTCTCCATGGGCCACGGCACCTTTTACCGCTATTTCAGGAACAAGAGGGATATTTTTCTGGCCGTAGTGGACCATTTCATAACGAGAATTGCAAAGGTGGTTGAGGAGGAAGCTCCCCAGGCCACGGATTCCGTTCAAACCTACCGGGATCAGATAAGGCGCATAGGGTTTAGGCTGCTGGACCTTTTCATGGAAGACCCCAGAATGGCCCGGATCATCTTCTACCAGGCGCTTGGGGTGGACCCTGATCTTGACGAAAAGCTCCTTGCCATAAAAAACCTGGCCGATCTCATGGTGGAGGCCTACCTTGTAAACGGCGTGGAAAAAGGCTTCCTGAAACCGGACCTGGACGTCAACACCATCTCCAAGGCCGTGAACGCCATGACCCTTGGCGCGGCCTGGGACATAATGTTTGCCGAAAACAAGAAGGAAGCCGGAAAACGCTGGATAGAGACGGTGTCTCTCTTGATGCTCTCCGGCATGGCCCTGAGGGGATGA
- a CDS encoding DUF4301 family protein: MKFFDQKDILQIKSLGIAPEKASAQLSLFKKGSGLLDLVRPATTGDGIIVLPEEAVKNYAAFYESKIPVLKPLKFVPASGAATRMWKALSALRAAVEKEGLVVLRMKAGEGDKDAISVIEFFENLEKFALCEALAKECEKAGKNLAGLLEFGNYSQIYNILFDPKGLNLKNLAKGLIPFHLYKNGPKTAFEEHLYEAAGYVRDSKGVCRLHFTVPKDQQHDFAALFEKAGKELEKELGVKFEVEFSIQDTHTDTLAANEDFSPFRTPAGDLFFRPAGHGALISNLDRIDASPVFLANIDNVVPDKAKGERILWKKALAGLLVDLKEKIEQHLEILEKNPEKVPEVLAFAQKTLLIFPPSGLDGKKNAEFLQKALNRPIRVCGMVKNLGDPGGAPFWVRETDGRLTLQIVESAQVRQDHPEQAEIFRSSTHFNPVDVVAWVFDRHGKKFNLSDFVDEHAVFISKKSQDGKNLLALELPGLWNGAMSDWTTLFVEVPMCEYNPVKSINDLLHPSHFGLSADCS; the protein is encoded by the coding sequence ATGAAATTTTTCGACCAAAAAGACATCCTTCAGATCAAAAGCCTTGGGATCGCTCCCGAAAAGGCGTCGGCCCAGCTTTCCCTTTTCAAAAAGGGATCAGGCCTTCTTGATCTCGTGCGACCGGCAACGACGGGTGACGGCATCATTGTTCTGCCCGAAGAAGCGGTCAAAAATTACGCCGCTTTCTACGAGTCTAAAATACCCGTTTTAAAGCCCCTTAAATTCGTTCCTGCTTCCGGGGCCGCAACCCGGATGTGGAAGGCCCTTTCGGCCTTGCGGGCGGCGGTTGAAAAAGAGGGGCTGGTGGTCCTTCGCATGAAGGCCGGGGAAGGCGACAAGGATGCAATATCTGTAATCGAATTTTTCGAAAACCTTGAAAAATTCGCCCTTTGCGAAGCCTTGGCAAAGGAATGCGAAAAGGCGGGAAAAAATCTGGCCGGGCTTCTGGAATTCGGAAATTACAGCCAGATTTATAATATTCTTTTCGATCCGAAAGGGCTTAATTTAAAAAACCTGGCAAAGGGCCTCATTCCTTTTCACCTGTACAAAAACGGCCCCAAGACCGCCTTTGAGGAGCATCTTTACGAGGCCGCAGGCTACGTGCGGGATTCAAAAGGCGTGTGCCGCCTTCATTTCACCGTTCCAAAAGATCAACAGCATGATTTTGCCGCGCTTTTTGAAAAGGCGGGAAAGGAGCTGGAAAAGGAGCTTGGGGTAAAATTTGAAGTTGAATTTTCCATCCAGGACACCCATACGGATACTCTTGCGGCAAACGAGGATTTTTCGCCCTTCCGCACCCCGGCGGGCGATCTATTTTTCCGGCCCGCAGGCCACGGGGCCCTTATCTCCAACCTTGACCGCATCGATGCAAGCCCGGTCTTTCTCGCAAACATCGACAACGTGGTTCCCGATAAGGCAAAAGGCGAAAGAATTTTATGGAAAAAGGCCCTTGCCGGGCTTCTTGTGGACTTAAAGGAAAAAATTGAACAACACCTCGAAATTCTTGAAAAAAATCCTGAAAAAGTGCCCGAAGTACTCGCTTTTGCGCAAAAAACACTTTTGATATTTCCTCCTTCGGGTCTTGACGGCAAAAAAAACGCCGAATTTCTTCAAAAGGCCCTGAACCGGCCCATAAGGGTGTGCGGCATGGTGAAAAACCTTGGCGACCCCGGCGGTGCTCCATTCTGGGTGAGGGAAACCGATGGAAGGCTTACGCTTCAGATAGTGGAAAGCGCCCAGGTAAGGCAGGATCACCCTGAGCAGGCGGAAATTTTCCGGTCTTCCACCCATTTCAACCCTGTTGACGTGGTGGCCTGGGTTTTTGACAGGCACGGAAAAAAATTCAACCTTTCCGATTTTGTGGATGAACACGCTGTTTTCATTTCAAAAAAGAGCCAGGACGGAAAAAACCTTCTGGCACTGGAGCTTCCGGGACTATGGAACGGGGCCATGTCCGACTGGACCACGTTGTTCGTGGAAGTTCCCATGTGCGAATATAACCCTGTGAAATCGATAAACGATCTCTTGCATCCCTCGCATTTTGGATTGTCAGCGGACTGTTCATAA
- the dnaN gene encoding DNA polymerase III subunit beta, with protein MEFSISKEDFLTGLSKIQGIVGRETTWPITKNVLITTGEEEISLVATDMESYFLGTYPARVIVPGAITIPGKKLFEVVKDFPEMEIPVTETENGWVKISNNRLNHLLPAISAEEFPKIPGIDKEGLMRLPTGIFHDVIQKTDLPAAGGGDDKRPYLVHLLGFYFSIFQDGENPPVLRLVSTDGNRLSVMDHKPENPDDLLGLQFEKGVVLPKKILGDVKRLCDGEGTISMGIRSIDDGNSLFVFSRESEILMGRLLEGEYPEYKAVIPNDVKSSLTVSKKSFLPLLKRIIIFTSPNFKAVNVSILPDMLKLSIKNPEIGESQEEYSTEFDGEPFETAFNPQYFIDALNVMKSDKVTIRLEKDKRAFLITGEEDPGYLMVIMPMRN; from the coding sequence ATGGAATTTTCCATTTCAAAAGAGGATTTTTTAACCGGCCTCTCGAAGATTCAGGGCATAGTGGGCCGGGAAACCACCTGGCCCATAACGAAAAACGTCCTCATAACCACCGGGGAGGAGGAAATATCCCTGGTGGCCACCGACATGGAGAGCTACTTCCTGGGAACCTACCCGGCCAGAGTGATCGTTCCTGGCGCCATAACCATACCCGGAAAAAAGCTCTTCGAGGTGGTGAAGGATTTTCCCGAAATGGAAATCCCGGTCACCGAAACCGAAAACGGCTGGGTGAAGATATCCAACAACCGCTTGAACCACCTTCTTCCGGCAATAAGCGCGGAGGAATTCCCTAAAATACCCGGTATCGACAAGGAAGGCCTGATGAGGCTTCCCACCGGGATTTTTCATGATGTCATTCAGAAAACCGACCTTCCGGCAGCCGGAGGCGGCGACGACAAAAGGCCATACCTGGTGCATCTTCTGGGCTTTTATTTTTCGATTTTTCAGGACGGCGAAAACCCGCCGGTTCTTCGCCTCGTATCAACCGACGGCAACCGGCTGTCGGTGATGGATCACAAGCCCGAAAACCCCGATGACCTCTTGGGCCTTCAATTCGAAAAGGGCGTGGTGCTCCCCAAAAAGATACTGGGTGACGTAAAGCGCCTGTGCGACGGTGAAGGGACCATAAGCATGGGGATAAGAAGCATCGATGACGGCAACTCGCTCTTCGTTTTTTCGAGGGAAAGCGAAATACTAATGGGACGCCTTCTGGAAGGCGAATATCCGGAATACAAGGCTGTCATACCCAATGATGTCAAATCTTCGCTCACCGTGAGCAAAAAGAGCTTTCTGCCCCTTTTAAAAAGGATAATCATATTCACCTCCCCTAATTTCAAGGCCGTTAACGTGTCCATACTGCCGGACATGCTTAAACTTTCCATCAAAAATCCGGAAATAGGCGAATCCCAGGAGGAATACTCCACCGAATTCGACGGGGAGCCCTTTGAGACGGCCTTCAATCCCCAGTATTTCATCGACGCCCTGAACGTGATGAAAAGCGACAAGGTGACCATAAGGCTTGAAAAGGACAAGAGGGCGTTTCTTATCACGGGCGAGGAGGATCCGGGCTATCTTATGGTCATCATGCCGATGAGAAATTGA
- the gyrB gene encoding DNA topoisomerase (ATP-hydrolyzing) subunit B, which produces MSDETNQQPNGYTADNIKVLEGLEAVRQVPAMYIGNVGEEGLHHMVYEVVDNSIDEAMAGHCDTIKVIIHPDNSITVEDNGRGIPVDIHKTEGVPAVEVVMTRLHAGGKFDKYTYKVSGGLHGVGVSVVNALSEWLNVEIHTNGRKYIQSYAKGAKISELTDAGPTRKRGTVVHFKPDTTIMTAEPYQFEILSRRMRELSYLNAGIATVIEDERTDEKQEHHYKGGIVSFVEHINRNRTPLHKPILMAGEKGGVEIEVAMQYSDGYAENILSFANNISNKEGGFHLMGFKAALTRTINLYAASDKTAKNLQEKIGGDDVREGLSAVISIRLQKPQFGGQTKTKLENTEVKGLVENLVNERLAQFLEENPSVAKKIITRAVEAARAREAARRARELVRKKGSLMEGSLPGKLAECQVSEPEARELFLVEGDSAGGSAKQGRDRRFQAILPLKGKILNVEKARFDKILESEEIRNLITALGTGAGRDDYDVSKIRYHKVIIMTDADVDGAHIRTLILTFFYRQLPEVIKSGYLYIAQPPLYRIGKGNAGIYLKDDTALSEYLITRVAEKYVVKAGEKSMADEDLHRWLCDFSEYREILFRFERKNIPALLVEFLLQEGVFDNSFLRDQEKMAVLSQKLAAAGWGVSGEPVFIDEKGLYEFFVTRPRQEEDEEIFKRSSAADARAAKIGRGLVSSPDFQKAVVMAERIFDFAKPPFTVTAKQSPEKPLITASSRGELLDLLLEEGKKGLSLQRYKGLGEMNPEQLWETTMNPETRILMKVNVEDDIESDDIFRLLMGDDVEPRREFIQQNALEVSQLDI; this is translated from the coding sequence ATGAGCGACGAGACAAATCAGCAGCCCAACGGCTACACCGCAGACAACATAAAGGTTCTTGAGGGCCTGGAGGCGGTGCGCCAGGTTCCGGCCATGTACATCGGAAACGTCGGGGAGGAAGGCCTCCACCACATGGTATATGAAGTGGTGGACAACTCCATCGACGAGGCCATGGCCGGCCACTGCGACACCATAAAGGTGATCATCCACCCGGATAATTCCATAACCGTGGAAGACAACGGACGCGGAATCCCGGTGGACATCCACAAGACCGAAGGGGTGCCTGCGGTTGAAGTCGTCATGACGCGCCTTCACGCGGGCGGCAAGTTCGACAAGTACACCTACAAGGTCTCCGGCGGCTTGCACGGCGTGGGCGTAAGCGTTGTGAACGCGCTTTCCGAGTGGCTGAATGTGGAAATCCACACCAACGGCCGCAAATACATCCAGTCCTACGCCAAGGGCGCAAAGATCAGCGAGCTGACCGACGCCGGCCCCACCAGGAAGCGCGGAACGGTGGTTCATTTCAAGCCAGACACCACCATAATGACGGCTGAGCCCTACCAGTTTGAAATTCTTTCCCGCCGCATGAGGGAGCTTTCGTACTTAAACGCCGGAATCGCCACGGTGATAGAGGACGAGCGCACCGACGAGAAGCAGGAGCACCACTACAAGGGCGGAATAGTCTCGTTCGTGGAGCACATAAACCGCAACCGCACGCCGCTCCACAAGCCCATTCTCATGGCGGGCGAAAAGGGCGGGGTGGAAATAGAAGTGGCCATGCAGTATTCCGACGGCTACGCAGAAAACATTTTGAGCTTCGCCAACAACATCAGCAACAAGGAAGGCGGCTTCCACCTCATGGGCTTCAAGGCCGCCCTCACCCGCACGATAAATCTTTACGCGGCCAGCGACAAGACAGCCAAGAACCTTCAGGAAAAAATCGGCGGCGACGACGTGCGCGAGGGCCTCTCCGCAGTCATCAGCATCCGTCTCCAAAAGCCCCAGTTCGGGGGCCAGACCAAGACCAAGCTGGAAAACACCGAGGTAAAGGGCCTTGTCGAAAATCTGGTCAATGAAAGGCTGGCCCAGTTCCTGGAGGAAAACCCATCCGTCGCAAAAAAGATAATCACCCGCGCGGTGGAGGCGGCCCGCGCCCGTGAAGCCGCAAGAAGGGCCAGGGAGCTTGTGCGCAAGAAGGGGTCCCTGATGGAAGGAAGCCTTCCGGGAAAGCTGGCCGAATGCCAGGTATCCGAGCCCGAAGCCCGCGAACTTTTCCTTGTGGAGGGCGACTCCGCAGGAGGCTCGGCAAAACAGGGCCGCGACAGGCGTTTCCAGGCCATTCTGCCACTGAAGGGCAAGATTTTGAACGTGGAAAAGGCCCGGTTCGACAAGATTCTGGAAAGCGAGGAAATAAGGAATCTCATAACCGCCCTGGGGACCGGGGCGGGCCGTGACGACTACGACGTTTCCAAGATACGCTACCACAAGGTCATAATAATGACCGATGCCGACGTGGACGGGGCCCACATAAGAACCCTCATCCTCACCTTTTTCTACCGCCAGCTTCCGGAAGTCATCAAAAGCGGCTATCTCTACATAGCCCAGCCCCCCCTTTACCGCATAGGAAAGGGCAACGCGGGGATTTACCTCAAGGACGACACCGCGCTTTCCGAGTACCTCATAACCAGGGTTGCGGAAAAATACGTGGTGAAGGCCGGGGAAAAGAGCATGGCCGACGAGGACCTTCACCGCTGGCTCTGCGATTTTTCCGAGTACCGGGAAATCCTTTTCCGGTTCGAGCGCAAGAACATTCCGGCGCTTCTGGTGGAATTCCTGCTTCAGGAAGGGGTTTTCGACAACTCCTTTTTGCGCGACCAGGAAAAGATGGCCGTGCTGTCGCAAAAACTCGCGGCGGCGGGCTGGGGGGTTTCGGGAGAGCCGGTCTTTATCGACGAAAAGGGCCTTTACGAGTTTTTCGTCACAAGGCCCAGGCAGGAGGAGGACGAAGAGATTTTCAAACGTTCCTCCGCAGCCGACGCCAGGGCCGCCAAGATAGGGCGCGGCCTTGTTTCCTCGCCCGATTTTCAGAAGGCCGTGGTCATGGCCGAGCGCATCTTCGATTTCGCAAAGCCCCCCTTCACCGTAACCGCAAAGCAGTCCCCGGAAAAACCGCTCATTACGGCATCCTCTCGCGGCGAGCTTCTGGACCTTCTTCTTGAAGAGGGCAAAAAGGGCCTTTCCCTCCAACGCTACAAGGGCCTTGGTGAAATGAACCCGGAACAGCTCTGGGAAACCACCATGAACCCGGAAACGCGCATACTCATGAAGGTGAACGTGGAGGACGACATAGAAAGCGACGACATTTTCCGCCTTCTCATGGGCGACGACGTGGAGCCCAGGCGGGAATTTATCCAGCAGAATGCCCTGGAAGTCAGCCAACTCGACATATAG
- a CDS encoding TIGR03960 family B12-binding radical SAM protein produces the protein MTIDKSLKIESLLSRVRQPGRYIGSEVNSVKKDWEKAGVRLCLAFPDLYEVGMSHFGMQILYFLVNREPDFLAERSFAPDADMEDLLRKEGVPLFSLESRKALSDFDILGFSLLYELNYTNILLMLDLAGIPFRALDRDLTHPLVIAGGPATVNPGPVAAFFDAMLIGDGEEAAISILRAYEAWKKGGGADKKALLAALKEIEGVYVPALEDDKPGPVVRRAILPELLTGHFPQKPVLGYAKPVHDRLRVEIARGCGRGCRFCQAGMIYRPLRERSASDIVQLTCGCLAGTGYEDVSILSLSTGDHSQIAPVLSTLMGWCRDQRVAVSLPSMRAGTLTEGLMAEIRRVRKTGFTIAPEAGSQRLRDVIGKNLTEKDIADTVRAAFDAGWKLIKLYFMVGLPTETDEDVEALAQLVKELKKIAGKRADITVSVGIFVPKPHTPFQWAAQITPHEAQEKISRIKGLLHGPGIKIKWQSPETSLLEGVFARGDERLSTALETAYESGCRFDGWSDRYRHDLWLKAFEAEGIDPLLYLAARDTEKPLSWDRVDIGIDREYLLSEWRKALNNEPGGPSCQESCQGCGVCDFDRVKPRISPPLYPVDSPPAIGGFKKDLGRRIVVTYAKTGKARFLGHLELMSVILRALRRARIPLVFSEGFHPLPKVSFSQALPVLMESLDEYFIVTTGPKVSPGELQTRLSAELPEGIEVSDCLYEQFFKKPDTALGRFSVVFDGYAPDRAALDRFLSTDAFPVTRTNKKGETVELDLRQLVKDIGVSENRVDLLLVTEPGKSVKPLAVVKSLWNPSDEALTGARVTKTPV, from the coding sequence ATGACCATTGATAAGAGTTTGAAAATCGAAAGCCTTCTTTCAAGGGTGCGGCAGCCTGGGCGTTATATCGGAAGCGAAGTCAACTCGGTGAAAAAGGACTGGGAAAAGGCAGGGGTGCGCCTCTGCCTGGCCTTTCCCGATCTTTACGAAGTGGGCATGAGCCATTTCGGGATGCAGATACTGTATTTCCTCGTGAACCGGGAGCCGGATTTTCTGGCCGAAAGAAGCTTCGCCCCGGACGCCGATATGGAGGACCTGCTCCGAAAAGAGGGCGTTCCGCTTTTTTCCCTGGAATCCCGAAAGGCTCTTTCCGATTTTGACATTCTGGGCTTCAGCCTTCTATATGAGCTCAATTATACCAACATCCTTCTGATGCTGGACCTGGCCGGGATCCCCTTCAGGGCTCTTGACCGCGACCTGACGCATCCGCTCGTCATTGCGGGCGGCCCGGCCACGGTGAATCCAGGCCCGGTCGCGGCCTTTTTCGACGCCATGCTGATAGGCGACGGGGAGGAAGCGGCCATATCCATATTGCGGGCCTATGAAGCCTGGAAAAAGGGCGGCGGCGCGGACAAAAAGGCCCTGCTTGCCGCTTTGAAGGAGATCGAGGGCGTTTACGTTCCGGCCCTGGAGGACGATAAACCAGGCCCTGTGGTAAGGCGGGCCATCCTGCCGGAGCTTCTCACCGGCCATTTCCCCCAAAAGCCCGTGCTGGGCTACGCCAAGCCCGTCCACGACCGCCTTCGGGTGGAAATCGCGCGCGGCTGCGGCAGGGGCTGCCGCTTCTGCCAGGCGGGAATGATCTACAGGCCCTTGCGGGAGAGAAGCGCAAGCGACATCGTTCAACTCACCTGCGGATGCCTGGCCGGAACCGGCTACGAGGACGTCTCCATTCTCTCGCTTTCAACGGGGGATCATTCGCAGATAGCGCCGGTGCTCTCCACCCTGATGGGCTGGTGCCGGGACCAGAGGGTGGCGGTGTCCCTTCCCTCCATGCGGGCCGGAACCCTCACCGAAGGGCTCATGGCCGAAATCCGAAGGGTGAGAAAGACCGGCTTCACCATAGCGCCCGAAGCCGGAAGCCAGCGCCTGAGGGACGTAATCGGCAAGAACCTCACCGAAAAAGACATAGCGGACACGGTGAGGGCGGCCTTCGACGCCGGGTGGAAGCTCATAAAGCTCTATTTTATGGTGGGCCTTCCCACCGAGACGGACGAGGACGTCGAGGCTTTGGCCCAACTGGTGAAGGAGCTTAAGAAAATCGCCGGAAAGCGGGCGGACATCACGGTTTCAGTGGGTATTTTCGTTCCCAAGCCCCACACGCCATTTCAATGGGCGGCCCAGATAACGCCACACGAGGCCCAGGAAAAAATTTCCCGCATAAAGGGCCTGCTTCACGGGCCGGGCATCAAGATCAAGTGGCAGAGCCCGGAAACCAGCCTTCTTGAAGGGGTTTTCGCTCGCGGGGACGAAAGGCTTTCAACTGCCCTTGAAACCGCCTATGAATCGGGATGCCGCTTTGACGGCTGGAGCGACCGCTATCGACACGACCTCTGGCTGAAAGCCTTCGAGGCCGAAGGCATCGACCCGCTTCTATACCTTGCCGCCCGCGACACCGAAAAGCCCCTTTCCTGGGACAGGGTGGATATCGGCATCGACCGGGAATACCTTTTATCCGAATGGCGCAAGGCTCTAAACAACGAGCCGGGCGGACCAAGCTGCCAGGAATCCTGCCAGGGCTGCGGGGTCTGCGATTTTGACCGCGTAAAGCCGCGAATTTCACCGCCCCTTTACCCGGTGGACTCTCCCCCGGCCATCGGCGGCTTCAAAAAGGACCTTGGCCGGAGGATCGTGGTAACGTACGCAAAAACCGGCAAGGCGCGCTTTCTGGGGCACCTGGAGCTCATGAGCGTGATTCTGCGGGCGCTTCGCCGGGCGAGGATTCCGCTTGTTTTTTCCGAGGGCTTCCATCCGCTTCCCAAGGTGAGCTTCTCACAGGCCCTGCCGGTTCTTATGGAAAGCCTGGACGAATACTTCATAGTAACAACCGGCCCCAAGGTATCGCCCGGCGAGCTTCAGACCCGCCTTTCCGCCGAGCTTCCCGAGGGCATAGAGGTTTCCGACTGCCTTTACGAGCAGTTTTTCAAAAAGCCGGACACCGCCCTTGGCCGCTTTTCGGTGGTTTTCGACGGGTACGCGCCCGACCGGGCCGCCCTTGACCGGTTTCTTTCAACGGACGCCTTTCCCGTGACCCGCACCAACAAGAAGGGCGAAACTGTGGAGTTGGACCTTCGCCAACTGGTGAAGGACATCGGGGTATCCGAAAACCGGGTCGATCTTCTGCTCGTCACCGAGCCCGGAAAATCCGTAAAACCCCTTGCAGTTGTCAAAAGCCTGTGGAATCCTTCCGACGAGGCGCTGACAGGGGCCAGGGTGACAAAAACGCCGGTCTGA
- a CDS encoding amidohydrolase family protein — protein MIIDFHTHIFPPEIKEGRAAHFADEPAFELLYGPEKSKIATAEDIVAAMDSDGVEKSVVFGFPWTNGERFRRHNDYVMESVSRYPDRLIGLGCFDIHHKDAPKEALRCLQNGLSGLGELAAYRSGLDSEALDRFEPVMEAARHHKALVLIHVNEPVGHYYPGKAPISLDQIWNLAARFPENRVVLAHWGGGVFFYHLMKKNAKEVLKNVWYDTAASPYLYDPKIYAVAASILGAEKILFGTDFPLLGVKRCRAEVENSGLSPEEISAILGENAKNILGIQ, from the coding sequence ATGATAATTGATTTTCACACCCACATTTTTCCGCCGGAAATAAAGGAAGGCAGGGCGGCCCATTTCGCGGACGAGCCCGCCTTCGAGCTTCTGTACGGCCCGGAAAAGTCGAAAATCGCCACAGCCGAAGACATCGTGGCGGCAATGGATTCCGACGGCGTGGAAAAATCCGTGGTTTTCGGCTTTCCCTGGACCAATGGGGAGCGCTTCCGACGCCACAACGATTACGTGATGGAAAGCGTTTCCCGGTACCCGGATCGCCTGATCGGGCTCGGCTGCTTCGACATCCATCACAAAGACGCCCCCAAAGAGGCCCTTCGCTGCCTTCAAAACGGCCTTTCCGGCTTGGGCGAGCTTGCGGCCTACCGTTCGGGCCTCGACAGCGAGGCTCTAGACCGCTTTGAGCCGGTCATGGAGGCGGCCCGCCATCACAAGGCCCTGGTCCTCATCCACGTGAACGAGCCGGTGGGCCATTATTATCCGGGAAAAGCGCCCATAAGCCTCGATCAAATCTGGAATCTCGCGGCCCGGTTTCCCGAAAACCGCGTTGTTCTGGCCCATTGGGGCGGAGGGGTGTTTTTTTATCACCTCATGAAGAAGAACGCGAAGGAGGTCCTCAAGAACGTGTGGTACGACACGGCGGCCTCCCCTTACCTGTATGATCCGAAAATCTACGCGGTTGCGGCCTCCATCCTTGGAGCCGAAAAAATCCTTTTCGGCACCGATTTTCCGCTTCTTGGGGTCAAACGCTGCCGGGCCGAGGTGGAAAACTCCGGCCTTTCACCCGAAGAAATCAGCGCGATCCTGGGCGAAAACGCAAAAAACATTCTCGGCATTCAATAA
- a CDS encoding amidase, which translates to MDELLTISASRMAEMIRKGEVSSRQAVEAHIAHIEKVNPPLNAVVAKRYDEARSEADRADALLKEEGPDNLPPFHGVPCSIKENFALTGMPNASGLVARKGIVSRSDAPCVERLRKAGAIPMGVTNTSELCMWMESNNKVYGRTGSAYDPKRTCGGSSGGEGSIIGAGGSPFGLGSDIGGSIRMPCFFNGIFGHKPTAGLIPNTGQIPLAEKGVSGTCTTGPLCRRAEDLWPLIKILAGPDGIDPGCVEIPLGDPSAVKISELKVTSVPENGRAAVDPELGAAQAKAAAALARLGCDFTEKRVERLKKSFPIWTAKVSVKGTTPFGTLLGNGKPINPAKELALYALGKSAHTLPALALAAVEKIPVPVARWLKEGDLLREELTSLIGKNGVMLFPSYSQPAPKHNAPLFHFDHWLYTGIINAMGFPSTQVPLGLSKNGLPLGVQVISLPGNDHVTVAVALELERIFGGWVPPWTAKK; encoded by the coding sequence ATGGACGAGCTTCTCACCATCTCGGCAAGCCGCATGGCGGAAATGATCAGAAAAGGGGAGGTTTCATCTCGCCAGGCGGTGGAGGCCCACATCGCCCACATCGAAAAGGTGAATCCGCCCCTGAATGCAGTGGTGGCCAAGCGCTACGATGAAGCGCGGAGCGAGGCCGACCGGGCCGACGCGCTTCTGAAAGAAGAGGGGCCCGACAACCTCCCGCCCTTTCACGGTGTGCCGTGCAGCATAAAGGAAAACTTCGCCTTGACCGGTATGCCCAACGCGTCCGGGCTGGTGGCCAGAAAGGGCATCGTTTCCAGGTCCGACGCCCCCTGCGTGGAAAGGCTCAGGAAGGCCGGGGCCATTCCCATGGGGGTCACCAACACCAGCGAGCTTTGCATGTGGATGGAATCCAACAACAAGGTCTACGGCCGCACGGGCTCGGCCTACGACCCCAAGCGCACCTGCGGCGGAAGCTCCGGCGGGGAAGGCTCCATAATCGGCGCGGGCGGCTCGCCCTTCGGCCTTGGCTCGGACATCGGCGGCTCCATTCGGATGCCCTGCTTTTTCAACGGAATTTTCGGCCACAAGCCCACGGCTGGCCTCATTCCCAACACCGGGCAGATCCCCCTTGCGGAAAAGGGCGTTTCAGGCACCTGCACCACGGGTCCCCTGTGCAGAAGGGCGGAAGACCTCTGGCCCCTGATCAAAATTCTGGCCGGCCCGGACGGCATCGATCCTGGTTGCGTGGAAATCCCCCTTGGCGATCCTTCTGCGGTGAAAATTTCGGAGCTCAAGGTTACCAGCGTGCCGGAAAACGGCAGGGCCGCAGTGGACCCGGAGCTTGGCGCGGCCCAGGCCAAGGCCGCCGCCGCCCTTGCCCGCCTTGGCTGCGACTTCACGGAAAAGCGGGTGGAGCGCCTCAAGAAGAGCTTTCCCATCTGGACCGCCAAGGTCTCGGTAAAGGGGACCACGCCCTTCGGCACCCTTCTGGGAAACGGAAAGCCCATAAACCCGGCAAAGGAGCTGGCCCTTTACGCGCTTGGAAAAAGCGCCCACACCCTGCCCGCCCTGGCGCTGGCCGCAGTTGAGAAAATTCCGGTGCCGGTGGCCCGCTGGCTGAAGGAAGGCGACCTCCTGCGCGAGGAGCTTACCAGTCTCATCGGCAAAAACGGCGTTATGCTCTTTCCCTCCTACAGTCAGCCCGCGCCCAAGCACAACGCGCCCCTTTTCCACTTCGACCACTGGCTCTACACCGGAATCATCAATGCCATGGGCTTTCCATCCACCCAGGTTCCGCTGGGCCTTTCCAAAAATGGCCTGCCGCTGGGCGTGCAGGTGATAAGCCTTCCGGGAAACGATCACGTCACCGTGGCCGTGGCCCTGGAGCTTGAAAGGATTTTCGGCGGCTGGGTTCCGCCCTGGACGGCAAAAAAGTGA